A stretch of the Comamonas testosteroni TK102 genome encodes the following:
- a CDS encoding helix-turn-helix domain-containing protein, which yields MPFDTSHGERLTEERQRLGVSQVELADTCGITRTMLSRYERAAAEPGSGSLIALANAGVDVLYVLTGRREGQSEATLNADEHDLLDAWRSGTQEVRAALQAVAKLASSYQEK from the coding sequence GTGCCTTTTGATACCAGTCATGGAGAGAGACTGACCGAGGAGCGCCAACGACTTGGCGTCTCACAGGTTGAGCTGGCTGATACGTGCGGGATCACTCGCACCATGCTTAGTCGCTACGAGCGAGCAGCTGCGGAGCCAGGATCGGGCTCATTGATAGCTCTAGCAAATGCCGGTGTTGATGTTCTGTATGTGCTGACTGGTCGGCGTGAAGGACAGTCTGAGGCAACGCTCAATGCAGATGAGCATGATTTACTGGATGCATGGCGAAGCGGAACACAAGAGGTGCGAGCTGCCTTACAAGCCGTGGCCAAGTTGGCTTCTTCTTATCAAGAGAAATAG
- a CDS encoding metallophosphoesterase — MVSSDINSVKFLHFSDLHFGLKQQDWMWPRLKNQLFHDLKSLHNDTGPWDLVIFSGDLTQQASKEEFSELTKTLKELWAEFNKLGSNPSLFVVPGNHDLTRPSEIDPSSIVLSQWWDVVGVQEDFWKSDSSKYRKSVETWFQNYVDWYDSLTGSIPLISVNRGTLPGDVSAVFEKEGIKLGIAGLNSSWLQHRGGNLEGQLCVHPRQLMSVMSNDPDKWCAENDFNLLVTHHPAEWLHSSSLNLWEAEINPPGRFDAHLFGHMHEGISKTVSVSGGLDRLTIQAASIFGLEHFGTNRERRDHGYSVINIYKKEESPVIRVWPRKLIKRSDNSAKLCANQEWNLVDDRYCDIAINKGISSLGNIKNEEKSDILVEVDSKDVLSRLTCPVTNINAHMAVRKAERAVFLAALKEKRMAWLVADWGQGGNEFVACVKHQLLDDAGDIFYLDLHKYRTTEDILAGVPEVLGCSFEKLCRDLAENGPGFVVLDDINIDLDTENSLSHKIHSFIKVILDFCPEISVIVLSRVQPAATEIRVVELSPLDEADTAQYIIAHERGGKRFSMYDAVSRLYRHTDGNPYRIDSALKDLQIVGLQGLHELDSDVSGKSVASRDMALPLKRAIDDLAESEDEACLRAYALLKVLSIFPQGEQFSRIRRFYGARAFYPNHVSLLLDRALIDAMDVTSLEVNSLINNNGKALVVRRPIREYIIQELSEEEHRELSEKALSLYFGESSTWEIRGITPPSYLKFEDSRCELREIGNATTMVLRAAKASIDSGDKKSMRRAIALATSYAASLKQGGHYRSISSLYDDFLPLFECDLEDLDISLAREQYAESLRMIGEHERARELFIQCEPMAVSNSRKQSVLLSLALCCESLSDYSEEAVEIAKRCEKIAPKTNSALQARSIIIANDPACEIDRDEKLEKLQALAIKRKSFVVANNIALDRAASVESSSERKSILNDVASIAKKESDAYNFIRSSLKLAKISLKENGQLSREQMSECTQAYSYIYNQRIDPLFSECHEILWNSFSNSGDIENLLNLFRHSSLIWRLRENVNKEKEYIERLFPLLGQKQNEGVLNANRGLLYFLTRSLEFSTSTPEVASAKSLLKQIDIDE, encoded by the coding sequence ATGGTTTCAAGTGATATTAATTCTGTGAAGTTCTTGCACTTTAGTGACTTGCATTTTGGTTTGAAGCAGCAGGACTGGATGTGGCCGCGACTGAAAAATCAGTTATTCCATGATCTCAAAAGTCTGCATAATGATACGGGCCCGTGGGATTTAGTTATATTTTCTGGTGACTTGACTCAACAAGCAAGCAAAGAGGAATTTTCGGAACTGACGAAGACTCTTAAGGAGCTATGGGCGGAATTTAATAAACTAGGATCGAATCCTTCGCTTTTTGTTGTTCCTGGCAATCATGATTTAACCCGTCCGAGTGAAATAGACCCATCATCTATTGTTTTGAGTCAATGGTGGGATGTAGTGGGTGTTCAGGAAGACTTTTGGAAGTCTGATTCTTCTAAATATCGGAAATCTGTTGAGACCTGGTTTCAGAACTACGTGGATTGGTACGATTCTTTGACGGGCTCTATACCTTTGATTAGTGTGAATAGAGGCACACTACCCGGTGATGTGTCTGCAGTATTTGAAAAAGAAGGTATTAAGCTAGGTATTGCTGGTCTAAATTCTTCATGGCTGCAACATCGGGGTGGTAATCTAGAGGGGCAGCTTTGTGTGCATCCTCGCCAATTAATGTCTGTGATGAGTAATGATCCGGATAAATGGTGTGCAGAAAATGATTTCAATCTATTGGTTACTCATCATCCCGCGGAATGGCTACACTCCTCATCTTTGAATCTATGGGAAGCGGAAATTAATCCCCCTGGAAGATTCGATGCCCATCTTTTTGGGCATATGCATGAAGGTATATCTAAAACAGTATCTGTTTCTGGTGGGCTGGATCGTCTCACAATTCAAGCAGCATCTATTTTTGGCCTGGAGCATTTTGGAACTAACAGAGAGAGAAGAGATCACGGTTACTCTGTTATTAATATTTATAAAAAAGAGGAATCTCCGGTTATTAGAGTTTGGCCAAGAAAGTTAATAAAAAGGTCAGATAACTCAGCTAAGTTATGTGCTAATCAAGAGTGGAATCTTGTCGATGATCGTTATTGCGATATAGCAATTAATAAAGGTATTAGTTCCTTAGGAAATATTAAAAATGAGGAGAAATCCGATATATTGGTTGAAGTTGACTCCAAGGATGTCCTGAGTCGGCTGACATGTCCTGTAACCAATATTAACGCTCATATGGCAGTTCGCAAAGCGGAAAGAGCCGTATTCCTTGCAGCTCTCAAAGAAAAGAGAATGGCATGGCTTGTTGCAGATTGGGGGCAGGGAGGTAATGAGTTCGTTGCATGTGTAAAGCATCAGCTTTTAGATGATGCAGGTGATATTTTTTATCTGGATTTGCATAAATATAGGACAACTGAAGATATATTGGCTGGAGTGCCAGAGGTTCTCGGTTGCAGCTTTGAGAAGCTATGTCGTGATTTAGCCGAAAATGGCCCTGGATTCGTAGTTCTTGACGACATAAATATTGATCTTGATACAGAAAACTCTCTGTCGCATAAGATTCATAGCTTTATTAAAGTAATACTGGATTTTTGTCCTGAGATTAGTGTAATTGTTCTTTCTAGGGTGCAGCCTGCAGCTACTGAAATAAGAGTAGTTGAGCTTTCTCCATTAGATGAAGCTGACACTGCCCAATACATTATTGCTCATGAGCGTGGAGGGAAGAGATTTTCTATGTACGATGCAGTATCCCGATTGTATCGGCATACTGATGGTAATCCTTATCGAATAGATTCAGCTTTGAAGGACCTTCAAATAGTCGGGCTTCAAGGGCTTCATGAACTTGATTCTGACGTGTCAGGTAAAAGTGTTGCTAGTCGAGATATGGCATTACCTTTGAAAAGAGCAATCGACGATCTTGCTGAATCAGAAGATGAGGCCTGTCTTCGTGCATATGCTTTATTAAAAGTCCTATCAATTTTTCCTCAAGGTGAGCAATTCTCGAGGATTAGACGCTTTTATGGTGCGCGGGCATTTTACCCAAATCATGTTTCATTGCTTTTGGATAGAGCACTAATTGATGCAATGGATGTAACCTCGTTAGAGGTCAATAGTCTCATAAATAATAATGGGAAGGCATTGGTGGTTAGGCGCCCAATCAGAGAATATATAATTCAAGAGCTGTCTGAGGAAGAGCATCGAGAATTAAGTGAAAAAGCTTTATCTTTGTACTTTGGAGAAAGCTCAACTTGGGAGATTCGTGGTATCACACCTCCGTCTTACTTGAAATTTGAAGATTCAAGATGTGAACTCAGAGAAATTGGGAATGCCACAACCATGGTTCTGAGAGCAGCCAAAGCATCGATTGATTCTGGAGATAAAAAATCAATGCGTAGGGCCATCGCACTTGCTACATCATATGCGGCGAGTCTTAAGCAAGGTGGTCATTATCGTAGCATATCTAGTCTTTATGACGATTTTCTACCCCTATTTGAATGTGATCTTGAAGATTTAGATATTTCTCTGGCAAGAGAGCAATACGCGGAATCTCTGCGAATGATCGGAGAGCATGAGCGAGCACGTGAATTATTTATTCAGTGTGAGCCAATGGCGGTGTCAAACTCTAGAAAACAAAGTGTTCTATTAAGTCTGGCTTTGTGCTGTGAATCACTTAGCGATTATTCTGAGGAAGCAGTTGAGATTGCAAAGCGGTGTGAGAAGATTGCGCCGAAAACTAATTCCGCCCTTCAGGCTCGAAGTATTATTATTGCAAATGATCCAGCTTGCGAAATAGACCGTGATGAAAAGCTTGAGAAACTTCAGGCGCTTGCGATTAAAAGAAAGTCATTTGTCGTGGCAAATAATATTGCTCTTGATCGTGCTGCATCGGTTGAAAGTTCTTCTGAGAGGAAAAGTATATTGAACGACGTTGCGAGCATCGCGAAGAAAGAGAGCGATGCTTACAATTTTATTAGAAGCTCTCTTAAGTTGGCAAAAATTTCTCTAAAAGAAAATGGACAACTTAGTCGCGAGCAGATGTCGGAATGTACACAAGCTTATAGCTATATATACAATCAAAGAATTGATCCATTGTTTAGTGAATGCCATGAAATATTGTGGAACTCATTCTCAAACTCAGGTGATATTGAAAATCTGCTAAATCTATTTAGACATAGCTCCTTGATTTGGCGTCTCAGAGAAAATGTCAATAAAGAGAAAGAGTATATAGAACGTTTATTCCCTTTGCTTGGACAAAAACAAAATGAGGGTGTTCTTAATGCTAATCGAGGACTTCTTTATTTTCTTACAAGGAGTTTGGAATTCTCTACATCGACGCCAGAAGTGGCATCTGCAAAATCTCTTCTGAAACAAATAGACATTGATGAATGA
- a CDS encoding phage tail protein produces the protein MQMCLGLFVFSLDTLSYQELQRRTSWKHPTQSIVGGRDTSQYLGYGEDIITLSGSMVPEFKGKPASLDELRRMGNTGLAWALVEGSGTIYGAYVITEMQETKTFFEVDGTARKIEFSLTLRRIDQDDEGEDGYSDEMGDLETSDAVSMS, from the coding sequence ATGCAAATGTGTCTCGGCCTCTTTGTTTTCAGCCTCGATACCCTCTCGTATCAAGAGCTGCAGCGCCGTACCTCGTGGAAGCACCCCACCCAGAGCATTGTGGGCGGGCGCGATACCTCGCAATACCTGGGCTATGGCGAGGACATCATCACCCTGAGCGGCAGCATGGTCCCGGAGTTCAAAGGCAAGCCCGCCAGCCTGGACGAGCTGCGCCGCATGGGTAACACCGGCTTGGCCTGGGCACTGGTGGAAGGCAGCGGCACCATCTACGGCGCCTACGTCATCACCGAAATGCAGGAAACCAAAACCTTCTTTGAGGTGGACGGCACCGCCCGCAAGATTGAATTCAGCCTGACCCTACGCCGCATCGACCAGGACGATGAGGGCGAGGACGGCTACTCCGATGAAATGGGCGACTTGGAAACATCCGACGCCGTGAGCATGAGTTAA
- a CDS encoding contractile injection system protein, VgrG/Pvc8 family — protein sequence MSDISDIRATLPTASTTGSSNRRLFLQLTPIWRVTVKGQDVSDRFAPRLVSLNITDNRDGEADEVEIVISDHDGAVELPETGDPMTVAIGWQLSPGSGPYRAPTDDEMGGFPLGLVDKGSYTIQAVEYSGAPDTITLRGRAANMLDELRTLKDRSWHKTTVGTIVRSIGAQNKLKVSIDKEIALRKIGHADQAQESDASFLRRLGRQMDCLCNIKNGTLLFSQARKARTPSGKELPPVTITRDAGDQHRWARSDRDSYSGVKAFYNNIKRGTRSSVVAGISGRAKTLRQTYANEADALAAARAEWLRIQRGIYSFDITLAYGRADVMPQRPVIVSGWKKQIDETVWMVTAVRHSLSNSGYISQLTLETQQSEGVDGGDEVKDD from the coding sequence ATGAGCGATATTTCCGACATCCGCGCCACCCTGCCCACGGCCAGCACCACGGGCAGCAGCAACCGCCGCCTGTTCCTGCAGCTCACGCCCATCTGGCGTGTGACGGTCAAGGGCCAGGACGTTTCTGACCGCTTTGCGCCGCGTCTGGTCAGCCTCAACATCACCGACAACCGCGACGGCGAAGCCGATGAGGTGGAAATCGTCATCAGCGACCATGACGGCGCCGTGGAGCTGCCCGAAACCGGCGACCCCATGACCGTGGCCATAGGCTGGCAGCTCAGTCCTGGCAGCGGCCCCTACCGGGCGCCAACGGACGACGAAATGGGCGGCTTTCCCCTGGGGCTGGTGGATAAGGGCAGCTACACCATCCAGGCCGTGGAATACAGCGGCGCACCCGACACCATCACCCTGCGCGGCCGTGCGGCCAATATGCTGGACGAGCTGCGCACCCTCAAGGACCGCAGCTGGCACAAGACCACCGTAGGCACCATCGTGCGCAGCATTGGTGCGCAGAACAAGCTCAAGGTCAGCATCGACAAGGAAATAGCGCTGCGCAAGATTGGCCACGCCGATCAGGCGCAAGAGTCCGACGCCTCGTTTCTGCGCCGCCTGGGGAGGCAGATGGATTGCCTGTGCAACATCAAAAACGGCACACTGCTTTTTAGCCAGGCACGCAAGGCCCGCACGCCCAGCGGCAAAGAGCTGCCGCCCGTCACCATCACCCGCGATGCCGGCGACCAGCACCGCTGGGCACGCTCAGACCGTGACTCGTATAGCGGCGTCAAGGCCTTCTATAACAACATCAAGCGCGGCACCCGCTCCAGCGTGGTCGCGGGCATCAGCGGTCGGGCCAAGACTCTTCGCCAGACTTATGCCAACGAGGCGGACGCCCTGGCCGCCGCCCGTGCCGAATGGCTACGCATTCAGCGCGGCATTTACTCCTTTGACATCACCCTGGCCTATGGCCGTGCCGATGTCATGCCCCAGCGGCCGGTGATAGTCAGCGGCTGGAAAAAGCAGATTGATGAAACCGTGTGGATGGTCACTGCCGTGCGCCACAGCCTGAGCAACAGTGGCTACATCAGCCAGCTGACGCTGGAGACTCAGCAGAGCGAGGGTGTGGACGGAGGGGATGAAGTTAAAGATGATTAG